ATCGCCGACGAGGTCCGGCCGGACAATCCGTGGCTCGGGTCGTTCGCCCAGCTCTATCTCGCCGCCGTGCAGGCGGGCATCGCCGCGCGTGCCCTCGACGATGCCGTCTGGTTCGCCCGGGAGAAGGGCCGCCCCATCAAGCACAGCTCGGCATCGACCAGTGTCGGCGACCCGTATGTGCGTGAGACGGTCGGCGAGATCGCTGCCCGCGCTCAGACGGCGGCAGCCGTGGTGCGTTACGCGGCCGAGGAGTTGCACGATCAACGGGGACTGCGGGGCGACGACGCGCGGCGGGCGGGTGCGGCGGCCGCGGTGACGGTTGCGCAAGCCGGTGTCGTCGCGATCGAATCCGCGCTGACCTCCGCCGAACTGCTCTTCGACGTGGGGGGCGGCTCCATCACCAATCGCGATCTCGGATTCGACCGGCACTGGCGCAACGCCCGCACCGCGGCGAATCACAATCCCCGCCAATGGAAGGCGGCGGTGGCCGGGGCCTATCACCTCTCCGGCGAGGAACCGCCCACCACGGGCCTGTTCTGAGAAACGTCGCCGCATGAACTTCGACGAAAGGACACCATGACCATCGAGGTCGAACGAGTACTCGGTCGTACGGGTGTGCCGGTCACACCTTTGACCCTGGGCACCATGAACTTCGGACGCTGGCAGGAGGAACCTGAGAGCCTCCGGATCATCGGGGCGGCCCTCGACGCCGGCGTGAACACCATCGACACCGCGGACGTCTACGCGCAAGGGGTGTCCGAGGAGATCGTCGGGAAGGCGATCCGGGATCGCCGCGACGACGTGTTCCTGGCCACCAAGTTCCATGGTCAGATCGGCACCGATCCGCGCCACGCCGGCAACTCGCGCCGCTGGATCACACAGGCGATCGAGGACAGTCTGCGCCGACTCGGCACCGACCACCTCGACCTGTATCAGGCGCATCGTCCGGACCCGCGGACCAGTCTGCTGGAGACCCTGCAGACCCTCAACGATCTGATCCGAGAGGGCAAGATCCGTTACTACGGGACGTCGGCGTTCCCGGCGCACCTCCAGGTGGAAGCTCATTGGCTCGCCGAGAAGTACGGACTGATCGCACCCCACACCGAACAGCTGCCGTACTCCTTGCTGGTGCGTGGCGCCGAGCGCGAGGTGTTCCCGGTGGTGCAGAAGTACGGAGTCGGCGTCCTCTCCTACGGTCCCTTGGCCGCGGGATGGTTGTCCGGCAAGTACCGTGTCGGGGAGCATCAGCCGGAATCGGCACGGGCCGAACTGATCCCGGGACGATTCGACATCACCGCGGAACGCAACCAGCGCAAACTCGCCGCGGCGGACGCGCTCGGTCGCCTCGCGGAGGACAACGGACTGACTCTGGTCGAACTGTCGATCGGGTTCGCGCTCAATCACCCGGCGATCAGCAGTGTGATCATCGGTCCGCGCACGCAGGCTCACCTCGAGGCCTATCTGAAAGCCGCGACGATCCAGCTCTCCGACGACATCCTGGACCGGATCGACGACATCGTCGACCCCGGCACCCAGTTCCACGACCGCGACACCGGACGCGACACCCCGTCACTGCAGCCGTCTGCGTTGCGTCGTGCACGCTGATCACCCGAAACGACGAAAGGCACTCCAGCACATGTCCTACGGCACCTTCGAGACCACCTACGCCGCCGACGACGAACGCTACGACCGGATCCCGTACCGGCGCACCGGGAGATCCGGGCTCGACCTCCCCGCGTTCTCGTTCGGTCTGTGGCAGAAGTTCGGCACAGACTATGCGTTCGAGACGCAGCGCGAGATCATCCTGCATGCCTTCGACCTCGGGATCACCCACTTCGACAACGCCGATCGCTACGGCCCGCCACATCGCGCGGCTCAGCAGAACTTCGGCAAGGTGCTCGCCAAGGACCTGGCGTCCTACCGTGACGAGATCATCCTGTCGACCAAGGCGGGCAA
This sequence is a window from Gordonia insulae. Protein-coding genes within it:
- a CDS encoding aldo/keto reductase, producing MTIEVERVLGRTGVPVTPLTLGTMNFGRWQEEPESLRIIGAALDAGVNTIDTADVYAQGVSEEIVGKAIRDRRDDVFLATKFHGQIGTDPRHAGNSRRWITQAIEDSLRRLGTDHLDLYQAHRPDPRTSLLETLQTLNDLIREGKIRYYGTSAFPAHLQVEAHWLAEKYGLIAPHTEQLPYSLLVRGAEREVFPVVQKYGVGVLSYGPLAAGWLSGKYRVGEHQPESARAELIPGRFDITAERNQRKLAAADALGRLAEDNGLTLVELSIGFALNHPAISSVIIGPRTQAHLEAYLKAATIQLSDDILDRIDDIVDPGTQFHDRDTGRDTPSLQPSALRRAR